The Salmo salar chromosome ssa06, Ssal_v3.1, whole genome shotgun sequence genome window below encodes:
- the LOC123743534 gene encoding extensin-like, whose protein sequence is MAAVCNRQCVPSPPTHRSLHLPPTAAFTSHPPQPSPPTHRSLHLPPTAAFTSLPPQPSPPTHRSLHLPPTAAFTSHPPQPSPPTHRSLHLPPTAAFTSLPPQPSPPTHRSLHLPPTAAFTSHPPQPSPPSHRSLHLPPTAAFTSHPPQPSPPSHRSLHLPPTAAFTSHPPQPSPPSHRSLHLPPTAAFTSLPPQPSPPSHRSLHLPPTAAFTSHPPQPSPPTHRSLHLPPTAAFTSLPPQPSPPTHRSLHLPPTAAFTSLPPQPSPPSHRSLHLTPTAAFTSHPPQPSPHH, encoded by the exons ATGGCAGCGGTGTGTAACAGACAGTGTGTG CCTTCACCTCCCACCCACCGCAGCCTTCACCTCCCTCCCACCGCAGCCTTCACCTCCCACCCACCGCAGCCTTCACCTCCCACCCACCGCAGCCTTCACCTCCCTCCCACCGCAGCCTTCACCTCCCTCCCACCGCAGCCTTCACCTCCCACCCACCGCAGCCTTCACCTCCCACCCACCGCAGCCTTCACCTCCCACCCACCGCAGCCTTCACCTCCCACCCACCGCAGCCTTCACCTCCCTCCCACCGCAGCCTTCACCTCCCTCCCACCGCAGCCTTCACCTCCCACCCACCGCAGCCTTCACCTCCCACCCACCGCAGCCTTCACCTCCCACCCACCGCAGCCTTCACCTCCCTCCCACCGCAGCCTTCACCTCCCTCCCACCGCAGCCTTCACCTCCCACCCACCGCAGCCTTCACCTCCCTCCCACCGCAGCCTTCACCTCCCACCCACCGCAGCCTTCACCTCACACCCACCGCAGCCTTCACCTCCCTCCCACCGCAGCCTTCACCTCCCTCCCACCGCAGCCTTCACCTCCCTCCCACCGCAGCCTTCACCTCCCTCCCACCGCAGCCTTCACCTCCCACCCACCGCAGCCTTCACCTCCCACCCACCGCAGCCTTCACCTCCCACCCACCGCAGCCTTCACCTCCCACCCACCGCAGCCTTCACCTCCCTCCCACCGCAGCCTTCACCTCCCACCCACCGCAGCCTTCACCTCCCTCCCACCGCAGCCTTCACCTCCCTCCCACCGCAGCCTTCACCTCCCTCCCACCGCAGCCTTCACCTCACACCCACCGCAGCCTTCACCTCACACCCACCGCAGCCTTCACCTCACCACTAA